A genomic stretch from Pochonia chlamydosporia 170 chromosome 4, whole genome shotgun sequence includes:
- a CDS encoding translational activator GCN1 (similar to Aspergillus terreus NIH2624 XP_001218259.1): MSESLDNAHGSSAAASGLDLVAIDQALSSSSTSIRIAKLHHVDDTIRHKECDASIVPDILRLLFSTHPFYRDRESRLAVQKCLISIIKAGASAKALASAVKLMRQEIQKPGIAISNAFVIVEWCSLFMQHVSPDTWEQLGNEILLTDADAVEKCLQSGSKSGMTRSATIVTRRGFRSLFSSTDTREKFLTAAVTTLTTKGAQPTARHAVVLGIIAGVCSRQAPLRPVLTNLKPKYYEFYSREIVGSRTTLSEHIASGLGDFFVSFTTLEDVEKDLVPAIEKGLLRAPEVVLGGVLKPLVSSLPADIDLSKTLDAKLLKPLLSNIKSSNPAIRGGAIIAFRAIVEKCSDLKTLDHVVDEIANPLASGKLPAAEQKILHSEMLESMPLSSQSTTKVLTALSTISSKEGNEAALAAETSALARAAILALTEGSDLPKPAIDTVVKGLADKKPGSRRIWLLRAGSILHALGSASATPGLTAFVDGVTPKLIANFQEVTSNAAASAQSGLVVGAYILTALNPVLCGQFPDSAISSSLAKASISNQALSLVAKQSFLLNYRVYGKLSVEEDLQWLSRALTSVAQGLNDDSDDDVTLAWAEAFIYLITTPSIPPKVQQEAIKSLSKLYIDRADVICQFVVDGLWNNFTLDEAKEKDLKINKSNLIHVLRSICLDPSELTHLGGVVSQEQLESQACSILVLARPELIPRSSWIDLCLRMGIDPGALAKKHTNELLGEIGQRSAIDQNVDAIKQAAYNAAAELAFVAPEVIIPRLMELISRDLDPKQLHDIGPVEAAIYRTPEGTCFVDVLAKKTQNVVPNKNTKDYDILKWEEELRSQLEQKKGQQRKLTAEENAKVSAQLKKESGIRISIRGIEAKLLRGIGIIKSLANGPPTDATLWLSFSVGLILDAIDAGAGLIIGDIAPLAYVVCSEKVSSRLGAIRQFIGVATLRLRGITLSENYDEEKLEDLVTRVLYRLRFAGEQRPFDAVSLIYILPLVLDVLRKGGVGEDADDRDAQLVLAAEFLSFHTDVFSDDAVPRTELLAVLIQSMLQYAQHYKLIKDCFADMCRCIAPNMTQPEMQVLAKGAIVSQSSVRTSVLQSISSEVDMSELKYSDEIWLACHDDEQENRELGAEIWEESGFAVDANVSLRMIPFLDNKDPQLRRAAARSLAEAAQRHKETLSDVIPRLQSLYIELAKPKVQQLDEYGMPKKMDLSDPWESRQGIASAFKELTPVLNRQQIDELFNFLIESGPLGDKSDNVRREMLDAAIAATEVHGKSMIDELMKKFEHTLEQPDKNSTAADRVNEAVIIMYGALARHLAPGDSKIPIVIERLLATLSTPSETVQFAIAECLPPLVRVCSDKSSKYFDQVLEELLNSKKYASQRGAAYGLAGLVLGRGISSLREYRIISTLKSAMENKKEAHQREASLLAFELLSTVLGRIFEPYVIQIVPQLLSGFGDSNADVRDACLAAAKACFGHLSSYGVKQIMPTLLDGLDDQQWRSKRGACDLLGAMAYLDPNQLANSLPEIIPPLTGVLNDSHKEVRAAANRSLKRFGEVITNPEIKSLVDVLLKALSDATKYTDDALDSLIKVQFVHYLDAPSLALVTRILQRGLADRSNTKRKAAQVIGSLAHLTEKKDIITHLPILIAGLKIAAVDPVPTTRATASRALGSLVEKLGEDAMPDLIPGLMETLKSDTGAGDRLGSAQALSEVLAGLGTGRLEETLPTILQNVDSSKAAVREGFMSLFIFLPVCFGNSFSNYLGRIVPPILAGLADDVESIRETALRAGRLLVKNFAVRAVDLLLPELERGLADDSYRIRLSSVELVGDLLFNLTGVKANEEGEEEDMEAVKEAGASLKEVLGEEKRNKILSALYVCRCDTAGAVRTAAVAVWKVLVHSPRILKELVPTLTQLLIRRLGSSNMEHKVIASNALGELIRKAGDGVLSSLLPTLEEGLQTSTDSDAKQGICLALRELISSASPEAMEDHEKTLISVVRTALTDSDEEVREAAAEAFDSLQQILGKRAVDQVLPFLLNLLRSEDDAENALSALLTLLTETTRSNIILPNLIPTLTTPPISAFDAKALASLSKVAGAAMNRRLPGIINSLLDNEINCTEEGLRADLESSFDTVIQSIDEYDGLNTVMNVLLGLIKHEDHRRRAATARHMGSFFAANAVDYSRYNQDIIRSLLNAFDDSDSEVVKSSWAALSEFTKKLKKEEMESLVVSTRQTLLRVGVAGANLRGFELPKGINAILPIFLQGLMNGTADQRAQAALGISDIVDRTSEAALKPFVTQITGPLIRVVSERAIEVRAAILLTLNSLLDKMPTALKPFLPQLQRTFAKSLADTSSDVLRSRAAKALGTLIKYTPRIDPLIAELVAGSKTADPGVKTAMLKALYEVISRAGANMGDASRTAVLSLIDMDTDERDEAMTVTNAKLLGALIKNVPEEAAMPLLKNRVITSHFSNSSVLALNSVLVESPDILLQTAVADELPELLCQGIASKNTFVADNVILATGKVLLSSPPKSFDSLKTIFETLADIIQPGKPTDSRRLALVVVRTLSRTNMDMVRPHVALLAAPIFASVRDPVIPVKLAAEAAFVELFNVVDEESKVFDKFMAGPGSDLPANTKRSMTDYFKRVAMRLGAQARERREAEGGQGGLGLSNDEQEDENEIWSVGKLEVAGETFA; this comes from the exons ATGTCTGAATCGTTGGACAATGCCCATGGCTCTTCCGCAGCCGCTTCTGGTCTCGACTTAGTTGCGATTGACCAAGCTCTgagctcttcctccaccTCGATTCGAATCGCCAAGCtccatcatgttgacgacACAATTCGGCACAAGG AATGCGACGCCTCGATTGTTCCTGATATTTTGAGGCTGCTCTTTTCAACCCATCCATTCTACCGAGACCGAGAATCGAGGCTTGCCGTTCAAAAATGCTTGATAAGCATTATTAAAGCTGGAGCCAGCGCCAAGGCCCTTGCTTCCGCCGTTAAGCTTATGCGCCAGGAGATTCAGAAGCCTGGAATTGCGATATCCAATGCCTTCGTTATTGTTGAATGGTGCAGCTTGTTCATGCAGCATGTTTCGCCGGATACTTGGGAGCAGCTCGGCAACGAGATTCTACTCACCGACGCAGATGCAGTTGAGAAATGTTTGCAATCGGGCTCCAAGAGTGGCATGACTCGATCAGCAACCATCGTAACAAGACGTGGTTTTCGCAGCCTGTTTTCTTCCACAGATACCCGAGAAAAGTTCCTAACCGCGGCCGTGACAACACTCACAACCAAAGGTGCTCAGCCAACAGCTAGACATGCCGTTGTATTGGGCATCATTGCCGGTGTATGCTCTCGACAGGCGCCATTACGGCCGGTCTTGACAAACTTGAAACCAAAATACTACGAGTTTTACTCTCGGGAGATCGTAGGGTCACGAACCACCCTGTCGGAACACATAGCTTCGGGTCTCGGCGATTTCTTCGTCAGTTTCACCACCCTCGAAGATGTCGAAAAAGATTTGGTTCCAGCCATTGAAAAGGGTTTATTGCGTGCCCCGGAAGTTGTCTTGGGCGGCGTCTTAAAGCCGCTGGTCTCTTCGCTGCCTGCCGATATTGACTTATCAAAGACTCTTGATGCTAAGCTATTGAAGCCGCTATTATCCAATATCAAATCGAGTAATCCAGCAATTCGCGGCGGCGCTATTATTGCCTTCCGCGCAATTGTGGAAAAATGCTCTGACCTCAAAACACTAGATCATGTTGTCGACGAAATCGCCAACCCCCTGGCTTCTGGCAAGCTCCCTGCTGCTGAACAGAAAATACTGCATTCCGAGATGCTGGAATCTATGCCTTTGTCATCGCAAAGTACTACAAAAGTCCTTACAGCTTTGTCGACCATCTCTTCAAAGGAAGGAAACgaagctgctcttgctgcCGAAACTTCTGCACTCGCCCGCGCTGCAATCTTGGCCCTCACAGAAGGCAGCGACCTCCCCAAACCAGCCATTGACACTGTTGTAAAAGGACTGGCAGACAAGAAACCTGGTTCCAGGAGAATATGGTTGCTACGTGCAGGCAGCATCCTGCATGCGCTTGGTTCTGCTAGCGCGACTCCCGGCCTGACTGCATTTGTTGATGGAGTCACCCCTAAGCTTATTGCAAATTTCCAGGAAGTCACATCAAAcgctgcagcatcagcacAAAGCGGACTTGTTGTTGGGGCATATATTCTTACAGCGCTGAATCCTGTACTGTGTGGGCAATTCCCTGACTCGGCGATCAGCTCATCGCTGGCTAAGGCGTCCATCTCAAACCAGGCCTTGTCTTTGGTCGCAAAGCAATCTTTTCTGTTAAACTATAGGGTTTATGGCAAACTCAGTGTCGAGGAAGACTTGCAATGGCTGTCCAGGGCACTGACTTCAGTGGCTCAGGGCCTCAATGATGACTCTGATGACGACGTTACTCTAGCATGGGCAGAGGCTTTCATCTATCTGATTACAACGCCGTCCATTCCGCCAAAGGTGCAACAGGAAGCAATCAAATCCCTCTCCAAATTATACATCGACCGAGCCGACGTAATCTGTCAGTTTGTTGTTGACGGTTTATGGAACAACTTCACCCTTGACGAAGCCAAAGAGAAAGATTTGAAGATTAATAAATCCAATCTTATCCATGTTTTAAGGTCAATATGTCTGGATCCCAGCGAGCTCACACACCTCGGCGGAGTTGTATCTCAAGAGCAATTGGAGTCCCAAGCCTGTTCCATCCTAGTCCTAGCGAGACCAGAGCTCATTCCTCGGTCCAGCTGGATTGACTTATGTCTGCGCATGGGCATAGATCCCGGTGCTCTTGCCAAGAAGCATACAAATGAACTTCTCGGCGAAATTGGCCAACGGTCCGCAATTGACCAAAAC gttgatgccatcaaacAAGCTGCTTACAATGCGGCTGCCGAATTGGCGTTTGTTGCCCCAGAAGTCATAATTCCTCGCCTCATGGAACTAATTAGTCGCGATCTTGACCCTAAGCAGCTGCATGACATTGGCCCTGTCGAAGCAGCCATTTATCGAACCCCAGAGGGAACCTGTTTTGTTGACGTTCTAGCAAAGAAAACACAGAATGTTGTCCCCAACAAAAATACCAAAGACTACGACATATTAAAatgggaagaggagctgAGAAGCCAGCTTGAACAAAAGAAAGGCCAGCAACGAAAACTTACTGCGGAAGAGAATGCTAAAGTAAGCGCGCAACTTAAAAAAGAATCTGGCATCAGAATTTCTATCCGGGGAATCGAGGCCAAGTTATTACGTGGCATTGGAATTATCAAGTCCCTCGCCAACGGCCCACCTACTGATGCCACACTTTGGCTATCTTTTTCCGTTGGTCTTATTCTAGATGCCATTGATGCGGGAGCTGGTCTTATCATTGGTGACATTGCCCCGTTGGCGTATGTTGTCTGTTCAGAAAAGGTCTCATCGAGATTGGGGGCTATACGACAATTTATCGGTGTTGCAACGCTCCGGTTACGAGGTATTACCTTGTCCGAAAATTATGATGAGGAAAAACTGGAGGATCTTGTTACCCGTGTTTTGTACCGTCTCCGATTTGCAGGTGAGCAGCGTCCATTTGATGCTGTTTCCCTCATTTACATTTTGCCCCTGGTACTGGACGTTCTCCGAAaaggtggtgttggagaagacgcCGATGATCGAGATGCCCAACTAGTTTTGGCGGCCGAATTTCTCTCCTTCCATACCGACGTTTTCTCTGATGACGCAGTCCCACGAACCGAGCTTCTCGCTGTGCTCATCCAATCCATGCTACAATATGCTCAGCATTACAAGCTGATCAAGGACTGTTTCGCGGACATGTGTCGATGCATCGCACCCAACATGACTCAGCCAGAGATGCAGGTGCTAGCCAAAGGTGCCATTGTGTCGCAATCAAGTGTCAGAACGAGCGTCTTACAGTCCATTAGCTCTGAAGTTGACATGAGTGAACTCAAATACTCCGACGAGATTTGGCTGGCATGTCATGATGACGAGCAAGAAAATCGGGAGCTTGGAGCAGAGATATGGGAGGAGAGTGGATTCGCCGTTGACGCTAATGTCTCTCTGCGTATGATTCCATTTTTGGATAATAAAGACCCCCAACTCCGCCGGGCGGCTGCTAGATCACTGGCTGAAGCTGCACAAAGGCATAAGGAGACCTTGAGTGATGTGATTCCCCGACTACAGTCTCTGTATATCGAACTAGCGAAGCCCAAGGTCCAACAGCTAGACGAATACGGGATGCCAAAGAAGATGGACTTGTCTGATCCATGGGAGTCTAGGCAAGGTATCGCCTCTGCGTTCAAGGAGCTCACACCTGTACTGAACAGACAACAAATCGACGAACTTTTCAATTTCCTTATTGAATCCGGACCGCTTGGCGACAAGAGCGATAATGTTAGGAGGGAAATGCTGGATGCTGCGATTGCCGCAACTGAAGTTCACGGCAAGAGCATGATTGACgaattgatgaagaagtttgAGCATACTTTGGAGcagccagacaagaacaGCACTGCAGCTGACCGCGTCAATGAAGCCGTCATTATCATGTATGGTGCTTTGGCCAGGCATTTGGCCCCTGGGGACTCCAAGATCCCAATTGTCATCGAGCGCCTCCTCGCAACCCTCAGCACTCCATCCGAGACTGTGCAGTTCGCCATTGCGGAGTGTCTTCCCCCTCTGGTCAGAGTCTGCTCGGATAAATCTTCCAAGTATTTTGACCAGGTGCTTGAGGAGCtgctcaactccaaaaaGTATGCCAGTCAGCGTGGTGCTGCATACGGTCttgctggccttgtcctcggTAGAGGCATATCCTCGCTGCGCGAGTACCGTATCATTTCCACTCTCAAGAGTGCCATGGAAAATAAGAAGGAAGCTCACCAGCGTGAAGCTTCTCTGTTGGCTTTCGAACTCCTCTCAACAGTCCTCGGTCGTATATTCGAGCCTTACGTCATTCAAATTGTTCCCCAGCTCCTCAGCGGCTTTGGTGACAGTAATGCCGATGTACGCGATGCCTGtctggctgccgccaaggcttGTTTTGGTCATTTAAGCTCTTATGGTGTCAAGCAGATTATGCCTACACTTCTTGACGGCTTGGAtgaccaacaatggcgaagCAAGCGTGGAGCGTGCGACTTGCTCGGTGCAATGGCGTATCTTGACCCCAACCAGCTGGCAAATAGCCTGCCGGAAATCATCCCTCCTCTGACAGGTGTCTTGAACGACAGCCACAAGGAAGTCCGAGCTGCTGCCAACCGAAGTCTGAAGCGATTTGGTGAAGTCATCACGAACCCTGAAATTAAGAGCCTTGTTGATGTTCTCCTCAAGGCACTTAGTGATGCCACAAAGTATACCGACGATGCACTGGACTCCCTGATCAAAGTACAGTTCGTGCATTATCTCGATGCGCCATCTTTGGCACTTGTCACGCGTATTCTTCAGCGTGGCCTGGCCGATCGCTCTAATACCAAGAGAAAGGCTGCTCAGGTCATTGGCAGTCTGGCACACTTGACTGAAAAGAAGGACATCATTACACATCTTCCCATTCTCATTGCAGGTCTTAAGATTGCCGCCGTGGATCCGGTCCCAACAACCCGTGCCACTGCCTCTCGAGCATTGGGTTCACTTGTCGAGAAACTTGGCGAGGATGCTATGCCAGATCTGATCCCTGGTTTGATGGAAACTCTGAAGTCTGACACCGGAGCTGGAGACCGCCTTGGATCAGCTCAGGCTCTCAGTGAAGTTCTTGCCGGTTTGGGCACAGGCAGACTCGAGGAGACTCTGCCAACCATTCTTCAAAACGTCGACTCCTCAAAGGCAGCAGTTCGGGAAGGTTTCATGTCACTCTTTATTTTCCTTCCTGTATGCTTCGGAAACAGTTTTTCAAACTATCTTGGGCGCATTGTTCCACCTATCTTGGCTGGATTGGCTGACGACGTTGAATCAATACGCGAAACTGCGCTTCGAGCCGGACGACTTCTTGTTAAAAACTTTGCCGTTCGCGCAGTTGACCTGTTACTGCCCGAACTTGAGCGAGGTCTGGCGGACGACAGCTACAGGATCCGTCTCAGCTCTGTTGAGCTGGTTGGTGATCTTTTGTTCAACCTTACCGGTGTCAAGGCcaatgaagaaggagaagaggaggacatggaagcgGTCAAAGAAGCAGGAGCTTCCCTCAAGGAAGTTCTTGGAGAGGAGAAACGCAACAAGATCTTGTCTGCGTTGTATGTCTGCCGTTGTGACACTGCCGGCGCTGTGCGAACAGCTGCTGTCGCTGTCTGGAAAGTTCTGGTGCACAGTCCCAGAATTCTCAAGGAATTGGTGCCCACTCTCACTCAGCTCCTTATCAGAAGACTGGGTAGCTCCAATATGGAACACAAAGTCATTGCCAGCAATGCACTTGGAGAGCTTATTCGTAAGGCTGGAGACGGAGTACTCTCGAGTCTGCTGCCCACGTTGGAGGAAGGCTTGCAAACATCGACAGATTCAGATGCAAAGCAAGGTATTTGCTTGGCTCTCCGAGAACTTATTTCCTCTGCCTCTCCTGAAGCTATGGAAGACCACGAAAAGACACTTATTTCTGTGGTCCGCACTGCCCTCACTGATTCGGACGAAGAGGTcagagaagcagcagcggaAGCATTCGACTCCCTGCAGCAGATTCTTGGCAAGAGGGCAGTTGATCAAGTCCTGCCATTCCTCCTTAACCTTCTGCGATCTGAAGATGACGCGGAGAATGCCTTGTCTGCGCTTTTGACGTTGTTGACGGAAACTACTCGTTCCAACATCATTTTGCCGAACCTAATTCCCACTCTTACCACGCCTCCAATTTCAGCGTTCGATGCCAAGGCATTGGCGTCTCTGTCAAAGGTTGCTGGTGCCGCCATGAATCGTCGGCTGCCAGGCATTATCAACTCTCTATTGGATAATGAAATCAATTGCACAGAAGAGGGCCTTCGCGCTGATTTGGAAAGCTCGTTCGACACTGTGATCCAATCTATTGACGAGTACGACGGTTTGAACACAGTCATGAATGTGCTTTTGGGTCTTATCAAGCACGAGGATCATCGACGAAGAGCGGCCACGGCACGCCACATGGGCAGCTTTTTTGCCGCCAACGCTGTCGACTATTCTCGGTACAATCAAGACATCATTCGGTCTCTTCTCAATGCCTTTGATGACAGCGACTCCGAAGTTGTCAAGTCCTCATGGGCAGCCCTCAGCGAATTTaccaagaagctcaagaaggaagaaatgGAGTCTCTTGTCGTGTCTACCAGACAAACACTACTCCGGGTCGGTGTTGCTGGCGCCAATCTTCGCGGCTTCGAGTTGCCCAAGGGTATCAATGCTATTCTGCCCATTTTCCTGCAAGGATTGATGAATGGCACTGCCGACCAGAGAGCTCAGGCAGCGCTTGGTATCTCAGACATTGTCGACAGAACAAGCGAAGCTGCTCTTAAGCCTTTCGTGACACAAATCACAGGTCCTCTTATTCGTGTTGTGTCTGAGCGTGCTATAGAGGTCAGGGCTGCTATTCTGCTGACTCTCAACAGCttgttggacaagatgcCTACAGCACTGAAACCATTTTTGCCACAGCTGCAGCGAACATTTGCCAAATCTCTCGCAGATACTTCTAGTGATGTTTTGAGAAGCAGGGCAGCCAAGGCATTGGGCACTTTGATAAAATATACCCCTCGCATCGATCCATTGATCGCTGAACTGGTCGCTGGGTCCAAGACTGCGGATCCTGGTGTCAAGACTGCTATGCTCAAGGCGCTGTATGAAGTTATCAGCCGAGCCGGCGCAAACATGGGCGACGCGTCCAGGACTGCTGTCTTGTCTCTTATTGACATGGACACTGATGAGCGAGATGAGGCCATGACCGTTACGAACGCCAAGCTGTTGGGTGCTCTGATCAAGAATGTACCGGAAGAAGCCGCAATGCCCCTGCTGAAGAATCGAGTGATTACGTCTCATTTCAGCAACTCTTCCGTGTTAGCATTGAACTCCGTGCTCGTTGAGTCCCCGGATATTCTTTTGCAGACCGCAGTCGCAGATGAGTTGCCCGAACTCCTCTGCCAGGGCATCGCCAGCAAGAAT ACATTTGTGGCCGACAATGTGATTCTTGCCACTGGAAAGGTCTTACTTTCGTCGCCTCCCAAGAGCTTTGACAGTCTCAAGACAATATTTGAAACCCTGGCCGACATCATCCAGCCCGGCAAACCTACTGACTCTAGACGGCTAGCCCTTGTGGTTGTGCGTACACTCAGTCGAACAAACATGGATATGGTTCGACCTCACGTGGCTCTACTGGCAGCGCCTATTTTCGCCAGTGTTCGAGACCCCGTCATCCCCGTGAAACTGGCTGCCGAGGCGGCATTCGTGGAGCTTTTCaacgttgttgatgaggaaagTAAGGTGTTTGATAAGTTCATGGCAGGCCCTGGA